From one Staphylococcus kloosii genomic stretch:
- the nagA gene encoding N-acetylglucosamine-6-phosphate deacetylase encodes MGNNYVLTNGIFYTENETIRHGYLVIQDGKITEIGHGNYEGSLETVDVKGANVLPGFIDIHIHGGYGEDAMDADYDGLKHLAESLMSEGTTSFLATTMTQSNENIERALANIVQYSKAQDEYNAAEIAGVHLEGPFISEHKVGAQNPKYVQRPHVAQIERLQQVAEGNIKIMTFAPEVEGAKEALARFKDEIIFSIGHTVATFDETMEAAAHGAKHITHLYNAATPFEHRDPGVFGAAWVNEGLHTELIGDGIHSHPAAVKLAYRQKGNEHFYLITDAMRAKGMSDGEYDLGGQNVIVKGSEARLASGALAGSILKMNDGLRNLIAFTGDSLDHLWRVTSLNQAIALNIDHKKGSIKIGKDADIVVLDNDMEVVTTIKKGTLHNYQ; translated from the coding sequence ATGGGGAATAATTATGTATTAACAAACGGCATATTTTATACAGAAAACGAAACGATTAGACATGGTTACCTAGTTATTCAAGATGGAAAAATTACTGAAATTGGGCATGGTAACTATGAGGGGAGTCTTGAAACAGTCGACGTTAAAGGTGCGAATGTTTTACCTGGATTTATAGACATCCATATTCATGGAGGCTACGGCGAAGATGCGATGGATGCAGACTATGATGGTTTAAAACATTTAGCAGAATCGCTAATGTCTGAGGGAACGACATCATTTTTAGCGACGACGATGACACAATCTAATGAAAATATTGAACGTGCATTAGCAAATATCGTTCAGTATTCAAAAGCGCAGGATGAATATAATGCTGCCGAAATTGCAGGTGTTCATTTAGAAGGCCCATTTATTTCTGAACATAAAGTTGGCGCACAAAATCCTAAATATGTACAACGTCCACATGTAGCTCAAATTGAAAGATTACAGCAAGTGGCTGAAGGCAATATTAAAATAATGACATTTGCGCCAGAGGTTGAAGGTGCAAAAGAAGCATTAGCACGTTTTAAAGATGAAATTATCTTTTCTATCGGTCATACCGTGGCGACATTTGATGAAACGATGGAAGCGGCAGCGCATGGCGCTAAACATATTACACATTTATATAATGCGGCCACGCCTTTTGAACATAGAGATCCAGGCGTATTTGGAGCCGCTTGGGTTAATGAAGGTCTGCATACGGAGTTAATAGGTGATGGAATCCACTCACACCCTGCAGCAGTTAAACTCGCATATAGACAAAAAGGAAATGAACATTTTTATCTTATTACTGATGCTATGCGTGCCAAAGGTATGTCTGATGGAGAGTATGATTTAGGTGGGCAAAACGTTATTGTTAAGGGCTCTGAAGCAAGACTAGCATCGGGTGCTCTTGCAGGTAGTATTTTGAAGATGAATGATGGCTTGCGTAATCTCATAGCGTTTACAGGGGATTCGCTTGACCATTTATGGCGTGTCACAAGCTTAAACCAAGCTATAGCGTTAAATATCGATCACAAAAAAGGGAGCATCAAAATTGGGAAAGATGCCGATATCGTGGTTTTAGATAATGATATGGAAGTTGTAACGACGATTAAAAAAGGAACTTTACACAATTATCAATAA
- the lqo gene encoding L-lactate dehydrogenase (quinone) translates to MANQKESKDVILIGAGVLSTTFGSMLKEIEPDWNVKLYERLDRPGIESSNERHNAGTGHAALCELNYTVQQPDGSIDIEKAKEINQEFEISKQYWGHLVREKYIENPKEFIRPLPHISFVRGKNNVKFLKDRYEAMRNFPMFDNIEFTEDIEVMRKWIPLMMKGHSKDDIMAASKINEGTDVNFGALTRKLAKNLEETPKTEVHYNHEVVNFNQRVDGKWEVEIRERNSGRTQTQLADYVFIGAGGGAIPLLQKTGIPESKHLGGFPITGQFLACTNPEVIKEHDAKVYGKEPPGTPPMTVPHLDTRYIDGERTLLFGPFASVGPKFLKNGSNLDLFKSVKPYNITTLLAAAAKNLPLIKYSFDQILMTKEGCMNHLRTFYPEARDKDWQLYTAGKRVQVIKDTEKEGKGYIQFGTEVVNSSDHTVIALLGESPGASTSVSVALEVLEKNFSEYKDEWLPKIQKMIPSYGKSLIDDADLMRKTRKQTSKDLELNYYE, encoded by the coding sequence ATGGCTAATCAAAAAGAATCAAAAGATGTCATTCTTATTGGCGCCGGCGTTCTTAGTACGACATTCGGTTCAATGCTTAAAGAAATCGAACCAGATTGGAATGTTAAACTTTATGAACGTCTAGATCGTCCTGGTATTGAAAGTTCAAACGAACGTCACAATGCTGGTACTGGTCACGCTGCACTTTGTGAATTGAACTATACAGTGCAACAACCTGATGGTTCAATTGACATTGAAAAAGCAAAAGAAATCAACCAAGAATTCGAAATTTCAAAACAATATTGGGGTCATTTAGTAAGAGAAAAATACATTGAAAACCCTAAAGAATTTATTCGTCCTTTACCACATATCAGTTTCGTAAGAGGTAAAAACAACGTTAAATTCTTAAAAGATCGTTACGAAGCAATGAGAAACTTCCCGATGTTCGATAATATCGAATTTACAGAAGACATCGAAGTAATGAGAAAATGGATCCCATTAATGATGAAAGGTCATAGTAAAGACGATATTATGGCTGCAAGTAAAATTAATGAAGGTACAGACGTAAACTTTGGTGCGTTAACTCGTAAATTAGCGAAAAATCTTGAAGAAACACCAAAAACAGAAGTACATTACAACCACGAAGTTGTTAACTTCAACCAACGTGTAGACGGTAAATGGGAAGTTGAAATTCGTGAACGTAATAGCGGTAGAACTCAAACTCAACTAGCTGATTACGTATTTATCGGTGCTGGCGGTGGCGCTATTCCATTGCTACAAAAAACAGGCATCCCTGAAAGTAAACACTTAGGTGGCTTCCCTATTACAGGCCAATTCTTAGCTTGTACTAACCCAGAAGTTATCAAAGAACACGATGCCAAAGTATATGGTAAAGAACCACCTGGCACACCACCAATGACAGTGCCTCACTTAGACACTCGCTATATTGATGGAGAAAGAACTTTATTATTCGGACCATTCGCTAGCGTTGGACCTAAGTTCTTAAAAAATGGTTCAAACTTAGATTTATTCAAATCAGTTAAACCATATAACATTACAACATTATTAGCAGCAGCTGCGAAAAACTTACCATTAATTAAATATTCATTCGACCAAATCTTAATGACTAAAGAAGGTTGTATGAATCACTTACGTACTTTCTACCCAGAAGCACGTGACAAAGATTGGCAATTATACACTGCTGGTAAACGTGTTCAAGTAATTAAAGACACTGAAAAAGAAGGTAAAGGTTACATTCAATTCGGTACAGAAGTTGTTAACTCTTCTGACCATACTGTAATTGCTTTACTTGGTGAATCACCAGGGGCTTCTACTTCAGTATCAGTAGCACTTGAAGTATTAGAGAAAAACTTCTCTGAATATAAAGATGAATGGTTACCTAAAATTCAAAAAATGATTCCTTCATACGGTAAATCATTAATTGATGATGCTGACCTAATGAGAAAAACACGTAAACAAACTTCAAAAGATCTTGAATTAAATTATTACGAATAA
- a CDS encoding phospho-sugar mutase gives MKTKWENVLEDSFVKQFYEQQSLEEQNEGFNNQLSFGTAGIRGKFGLGEGRLNKFTIQKVALGLAHYLKACESAPSVVIHYDTRHLSTEFARIIAEILASHKIKVYLADTYKTTPDLSYAVRYLQTSAGVMITASHNPNDYNGIKVYGNDGAQLGTGPSEILSEYINKLGDPLTLNLNIDSSEVQDDIDNIDNKIKEKYFEEIFDLVGEIPNSDLKVVFTSLHGTSVPTVPELLKSLNFNNYTLVEKQCVPDPNFSSVDSANPEDHQAFKQAIKKGNDIDADLLISTDPDADRMGIAERDAKGNIYYFNGNQIGALLLDYRIKQTEHLNNKVMFQSIVSSELSKMLAEKYNVKCREVLTGFKYIAEGIRNLNPNDNFILGYEESYGFLAKPFVRDKDAVQIVPLIIKYASELKNKGIMLKDKLEAIYKEVGHHHDKLFAHTFEGESGKTHIDTIMTNMRNNPPKSLANLNVLVIEDFEKQQSMNMVENKTTPITLPKANVIKIHFKEGFIALRPSGTEPKIKLYVSLTAENFDTLAQSIDNLIFNKKA, from the coding sequence ATGAAAACAAAATGGGAAAATGTTTTAGAAGATAGTTTTGTAAAACAGTTTTATGAACAACAATCATTAGAAGAACAAAACGAAGGCTTTAATAATCAGTTGTCATTTGGAACTGCAGGAATTAGAGGTAAATTTGGGCTCGGCGAAGGACGCTTAAATAAATTTACGATACAAAAAGTGGCTTTAGGATTAGCGCATTATTTAAAAGCATGTGAAAGTGCTCCTTCAGTCGTTATTCATTATGATACGAGACATTTATCTACAGAATTTGCTCGAATTATTGCAGAAATTTTAGCGAGCCATAAAATCAAAGTATACTTAGCAGACACTTATAAAACAACGCCTGATTTATCTTATGCTGTTAGATATTTACAAACAAGTGCTGGCGTGATGATAACTGCAAGTCATAATCCTAACGACTATAATGGAATAAAAGTTTATGGAAATGATGGTGCCCAATTAGGTACGGGACCATCTGAGATTTTAAGTGAATATATTAATAAGCTAGGTGACCCATTAACTTTAAATTTGAATATCGATTCAAGTGAAGTTCAAGACGATATTGACAATATTGACAATAAAATTAAAGAAAAGTATTTCGAAGAAATATTTGATTTAGTAGGGGAAATACCTAATTCAGATTTAAAAGTCGTCTTTACAAGTTTACATGGGACAAGTGTTCCGACAGTACCAGAATTGTTAAAATCACTAAATTTTAATAATTATACATTGGTTGAAAAACAGTGTGTTCCAGATCCGAATTTTAGTTCGGTTGACAGTGCTAATCCCGAAGATCATCAAGCTTTTAAGCAAGCAATTAAAAAAGGTAATGATATAGATGCCGATTTATTAATCTCAACAGATCCAGATGCAGATCGTATGGGTATTGCTGAAAGAGATGCCAAAGGGAATATTTATTATTTTAACGGAAACCAAATAGGAGCATTATTATTAGATTATAGAATAAAACAGACGGAACATTTAAATAATAAAGTTATGTTTCAGTCTATAGTGAGTAGCGAATTAAGTAAAATGTTGGCTGAAAAATATAATGTAAAATGTCGAGAAGTTTTAACCGGATTTAAATATATTGCTGAAGGCATACGCAATTTAAATCCTAACGATAATTTTATTTTGGGATATGAAGAAAGTTATGGCTTTTTAGCAAAACCATTTGTGAGAGATAAAGATGCTGTTCAAATAGTGCCATTAATTATTAAGTATGCTTCAGAATTAAAAAACAAAGGTATAATGTTAAAAGATAAGTTAGAAGCTATTTATAAAGAAGTGGGGCATCATCATGATAAATTGTTTGCCCATACTTTTGAAGGCGAAAGTGGTAAAACACATATTGATACGATTATGACTAACATGAGAAATAATCCACCCAAGTCGTTAGCTAATTTAAATGTATTAGTTATTGAGGACTTTGAGAAACAGCAAAGTATGAATATGGTTGAAAATAAGACAACACCTATTACTTTACCAAAGGCTAACGTGATTAAAATACACTTCAAAGAAGGGTTTATTGCTTTAAGACCTTCAGGTACAGAACCTAAAATTAAGCTCTATGTATCATTAACAGCGGAAAACTTTGACACTTTGGCACAAAGTATAGATAATTTAATATTTAACAAAAAAGCGTAA
- a CDS encoding mechanosensitive ion channel translates to MSNIVDSFTSVLDKIIGFLPNLIGAIVLLLIAWIIAIIVKKIIVKGLGALGFEAWLQKKGLVDDQGGNANADGIVQTFGKLAYFFIFLLFLPPVFDQLKMKAVSMPIKGMMTSMFNFAPKIVVAVIILIVGLFIAKILGTLVKNVLANFKVSRFNKYVNFGEDKNSIDIPVATGWIISTLVGLFFTVQALNTVNLKVLNKIGDAIIGYLPLVISGAIILALGFIGGNLLAKLLNKSTGNAMLAEIAKYLVIIVSVFMTLDQLHFAKSIVNVAFLLILGAVAVAFAISFGIGGKGFAEQQLSKFSKKMESKNDNDRQ, encoded by the coding sequence ATGAGTAATATTGTAGATTCATTCACTAGTGTGCTCGATAAAATTATAGGATTTTTACCAAATCTTATCGGGGCAATCGTATTATTATTAATTGCGTGGATTATTGCGATAATCGTTAAGAAAATTATTGTGAAAGGTTTAGGAGCTTTAGGTTTTGAAGCTTGGTTACAGAAAAAAGGGTTAGTTGATGACCAAGGTGGCAATGCCAATGCTGATGGAATTGTGCAAACTTTTGGTAAGTTAGCATACTTCTTCATCTTCTTACTATTCTTACCACCTGTATTTGATCAACTGAAAATGAAAGCTGTCTCTATGCCAATTAAAGGTATGATGACAAGCATGTTTAACTTTGCGCCTAAAATTGTTGTGGCAGTAATTATCCTAATTGTAGGTTTATTCATTGCTAAAATATTAGGTACTCTAGTTAAAAATGTCTTAGCTAACTTTAAAGTTAGTCGTTTTAATAAATATGTAAACTTTGGTGAGGACAAGAACAGTATTGATATACCGGTAGCAACAGGTTGGATTATTTCTACACTTGTTGGTTTATTCTTTACGGTACAAGCATTAAATACTGTTAACTTAAAAGTATTGAACAAAATTGGTGACGCAATTATCGGTTACTTACCATTAGTGATTTCTGGTGCTATTATCTTAGCATTAGGCTTTATCGGTGGTAACTTACTTGCTAAACTATTAAACAAATCTACTGGTAACGCAATGTTAGCAGAAATCGCTAAATACTTAGTAATTATCGTTTCTGTATTTATGACATTAGATCAGTTACACTTTGCTAAAAGTATCGTTAACGTGGCATTCTTATTAATTCTAGGTGCCGTAGCAGTAGCATTTGCGATTTCATTTGGTATTGGCGGTAAAGGCTTTGCTGAGCAACAACTTAGCAAGTTTTCTAAGAAAATGGAATCAAAAAACGATAACGATCGTCAATAA
- a CDS encoding putative mucin/carbohydrate-binding domain-containing protein — protein sequence MKRQHSHTLKQRQKYAIRKLSVGIASVLFGTFCYLGHNEASAAELANNATTQTSNTHQNNVALTPNNKLNSESLTKQATGVQNNQGALKVNQHKVQQQTQVNVNNQQSVNKKNQTTLNKGNNELQKENKQNNTPQLSQTQSVQQHNANMRQRNTDNHIESKSANAQIRPMAQEKVVVGTAVKIRPVTQQATSQSIPQGTPQAPPKTTFNETIILPQTNARPVQVNEVREQVYRKAVEVLKVGNKAQTLGASRGSNHARDSLGFIVPANTNLYVRQVKGNNVGNLRVNLATNDSRLNKTAIVNSNGAWTAIKTTIDSAAFIFMPKGLNKEPQIEYYVENNLGKALPTYRKGWNQKLFERRWIEEDSSYAYVDGTHNALLIPKIDRHHILNMKNNTKDYQFKNLDELITYYDDMISHYNKWAGLNDDINSVNFNNGSKYFSTADKNGAGVAYYSGEHIATNGQSIANYLHRSWLSLHEVGHGYDGILTGDVDIQLGEVWNNIFAHQYQRYVEKSNSGWLYGNGQRNYQASIHNRMLQNNLTFDIKKASYREKLDFMTRMVRLTGIEGLTTMLQDLRAEAANNKLSSNLPKWISEYWMAKHNANILPYFKLYNIEVSKDTEDKLETLQQSYVYPLALLITNVDERQRYVKKLGLETEYELVRSSDLADSRVKTTAQINLQLNGQRLAQDAVLKLVDGKNIVAQASIQDGVANFANLRPGVYKVVAPFTENKSLPDHIFIIVREGVTNNLTVSYPQIDAQQSFYSQNLTFKGINNREFLKINYNPGNMSVKLQHHAGLPHNFFKDEYVHIKIIKQNGEVLLDESIVGNRNLAAKVQQFKLSYGDKIIVKHREAKGRLILSRAETREVIEEPFANNQTITYTLTKNGFKINNEADFRTNGRYITAVIADIQRFIETVNNNPDGDYRVVLSNIMRSIQHGDEQYRPLMLNLLKTYIDKFNLDS from the coding sequence ATGAAACGACAACATAGTCATACTTTGAAACAACGACAAAAATATGCAATTCGTAAACTGAGTGTTGGGATAGCATCTGTATTATTTGGGACTTTTTGTTATTTAGGGCATAATGAAGCATCGGCTGCAGAACTAGCTAACAATGCCACAACTCAAACTTCTAATACACATCAAAATAACGTAGCCTTAACTCCAAATAACAAGTTAAACTCCGAAAGTTTGACGAAGCAAGCAACAGGAGTTCAAAACAATCAAGGTGCTTTAAAGGTTAATCAACATAAAGTACAACAACAGACACAGGTTAATGTGAATAACCAGCAATCTGTTAATAAAAAGAACCAAACTACTCTTAATAAAGGAAATAATGAACTCCAGAAAGAAAATAAACAAAATAATACGCCACAATTGTCGCAAACTCAGTCTGTGCAACAGCATAATGCTAATATGAGGCAACGCAATACAGACAATCATATTGAGAGTAAAAGTGCTAATGCGCAAATTCGACCGATGGCACAAGAAAAGGTTGTAGTGGGAACGGCGGTAAAAATTCGACCGGTAACCCAGCAAGCAACATCTCAATCAATACCTCAAGGGACACCTCAAGCACCTCCGAAAACAACATTTAATGAAACGATTATTTTACCTCAAACAAATGCTAGACCGGTACAAGTAAATGAAGTTAGAGAACAAGTATATCGTAAGGCTGTGGAAGTACTTAAAGTAGGTAATAAAGCACAAACTTTAGGCGCGAGTAGAGGTAGTAATCACGCACGTGATAGTCTTGGATTTATTGTGCCTGCCAATACAAATTTATATGTAAGACAAGTGAAAGGTAATAATGTTGGCAATCTACGAGTGAATTTAGCGACTAATGATAGTCGCTTAAACAAAACTGCAATTGTTAATAGCAATGGTGCGTGGACAGCGATTAAAACAACTATCGATAGCGCGGCATTTATCTTCATGCCTAAAGGATTAAATAAAGAACCGCAAATTGAATATTACGTGGAAAATAACTTAGGTAAGGCACTGCCTACGTATCGCAAAGGTTGGAATCAGAAGCTATTTGAACGTAGATGGATTGAAGAGGATTCAAGTTATGCTTATGTCGATGGTACACATAATGCGTTGTTAATTCCTAAAATTGATCGTCACCATATCTTAAATATGAAAAATAATACTAAAGATTATCAATTTAAAAATTTAGATGAATTAATAACATATTACGATGATATGATAAGCCATTACAATAAATGGGCAGGGCTTAATGACGATATCAATTCAGTTAACTTTAATAATGGTTCTAAATACTTTAGCACGGCAGATAAAAATGGCGCAGGTGTGGCATATTATTCAGGTGAACATATAGCTACAAATGGTCAATCGATTGCTAATTATTTACATAGAAGCTGGCTTTCTTTACACGAAGTAGGCCATGGTTATGATGGTATATTAACGGGTGATGTAGATATACAGTTAGGTGAAGTATGGAACAATATATTTGCTCATCAATACCAACGCTATGTTGAAAAGAGCAATAGTGGTTGGCTCTATGGCAATGGCCAACGTAATTATCAAGCTAGTATCCACAATCGTATGTTACAAAATAATTTAACGTTTGATATTAAGAAAGCTTCCTATAGGGAGAAATTAGATTTTATGACGCGTATGGTCAGATTAACTGGTATTGAAGGCTTAACTACTATGTTACAAGACTTGCGTGCAGAAGCGGCAAACAATAAACTATCCTCAAACTTACCTAAATGGATAAGTGAATATTGGATGGCTAAACACAATGCCAATATATTGCCATATTTCAAGCTATATAATATTGAGGTATCAAAAGATACTGAAGATAAGCTAGAAACACTTCAACAATCTTATGTGTATCCACTAGCGTTATTAATAACTAATGTAGATGAACGTCAAAGATACGTTAAAAAGCTAGGCTTAGAAACAGAATATGAGCTCGTAAGATCATCAGATTTAGCTGATTCACGAGTAAAAACGACTGCACAAATTAATTTACAGCTTAATGGGCAAAGATTAGCTCAAGATGCAGTGCTGAAGCTCGTAGATGGTAAAAATATTGTTGCTCAAGCCAGTATTCAAGATGGAGTAGCTAATTTCGCAAATTTAAGACCTGGAGTATATAAAGTTGTAGCACCATTTACGGAGAATAAATCGTTGCCTGATCATATATTTATTATCGTACGTGAAGGCGTGACTAATAACTTAACGGTGTCTTACCCTCAAATAGATGCACAACAAAGTTTTTATAGTCAAAATTTAACTTTCAAAGGTATTAATAATAGAGAGTTTCTAAAAATTAATTATAACCCGGGAAATATGAGCGTAAAGCTACAACATCATGCAGGATTGCCACATAATTTCTTTAAAGATGAATATGTGCATATCAAAATTATTAAACAAAACGGGGAAGTATTATTAGATGAGTCAATCGTTGGTAATCGTAATCTTGCAGCGAAAGTTCAACAATTTAAGTTATCATATGGCGATAAGATTATTGTTAAACATAGAGAAGCTAAGGGCAGACTTATACTTTCACGTGCAGAAACGAGAGAAGTTATCGAAGAACCATTCGCTAATAATCAAACAATAACATATACATTAACGAAAAATGGCTTTAAAATAAATAACGAGGCTGATTTTAGAACGAATGGTCGCTATATTACTGCTGTCATAGCAGATATTCAAAGATTTATTGAAACAGTAAATAATAATCCTGATGGGGACTACCGTGTAGTTTTAAGTAATATCATGCGTAGTATTCAGCATGGTGATGAACAATACAGACCACTTATGTTAAACCTGCTTAAAACTTACATTGATAAATTTAATTTAGATAGCTAA
- a CDS encoding DUF2848 family protein has product MKFMLNNEWVNIDFKHAYCIGYSGRNVDKTKAHISELKKLGVPKPASIPEIYHLSSALFKQVDSIDVVGNKTSGEAEIVLIFDGEQSYVTLGSDHTDRDLETVSIHKSKQVCDKTLATKLWHFEDVQAQWDNLKLTSYVMENGRWKLYQQDAVSSILPVEKLIASLTKEGANLTNTIVYCGTVPLKNGFYYPHKFKAELFNSQENNTIELTYSINEL; this is encoded by the coding sequence ATGAAATTCATGTTGAATAACGAATGGGTGAATATTGATTTTAAGCATGCATATTGCATAGGTTACTCAGGACGCAACGTAGATAAAACAAAGGCGCATATTAGTGAATTGAAGAAATTAGGCGTACCAAAACCGGCGTCGATACCAGAAATTTATCACTTATCTTCTGCATTATTTAAACAAGTAGACAGTATAGATGTAGTTGGCAATAAAACGAGTGGAGAAGCAGAAATTGTATTAATCTTTGATGGTGAACAAAGTTATGTAACTTTAGGAAGTGATCATACTGACCGAGATTTGGAAACAGTAAGTATTCATAAGTCTAAGCAAGTTTGTGATAAGACTTTAGCAACAAAGTTATGGCATTTTGAAGACGTACAAGCACAATGGGATAATCTAAAATTAACCTCATACGTAATGGAAAATGGCAGATGGAAGTTATATCAACAAGATGCTGTCAGTAGTATTTTGCCTGTAGAAAAATTAATAGCATCTTTAACTAAAGAAGGGGCGAATTTAACCAATACAATTGTTTATTGTGGCACCGTACCATTAAAAAATGGTTTTTATTATCCACATAAATTTAAAGCTGAATTATTTAATTCTCAAGAGAATAATACGATTGAATTAACTTATTCAATAAATGAATTATAG
- a CDS encoding 5'-nucleotidase, lipoprotein e(P4) family has protein sequence MKKFSKYVAALTLTTAVTVSAPLGTYSSTAHAESTATQTKPAPKQQNQETVGSENTMAVSWYQNSAEAKALYLQGYNSAKTQLDKELKKQKHKGKDKKKLAIALDLDETVLDNSPYQGYATLYNKSHPEGWHEWVESAQAKPVYGAKEFLQYADKKGVDIYYITDRDYPQDFKATQQNLKNQGIPQATKEHLMLKSKNDKSKEPRREKVKKNHNLIMLFGDNLLDFDDPKSPSQADREKLVQQHKDDFGKKYIILPNPMYGSWESAVYGNKNDISDEQKQQLRKESIHYFDPKSKKVKQQ, from the coding sequence ATGAAGAAATTTTCGAAGTACGTTGCAGCACTCACACTAACTACAGCCGTTACTGTTTCAGCTCCACTTGGTACATATTCTTCGACGGCACATGCAGAAAGCACAGCTACGCAAACTAAGCCAGCACCTAAACAACAAAATCAAGAAACTGTAGGCTCTGAGAATACGATGGCAGTGTCATGGTATCAAAATTCAGCCGAAGCTAAAGCATTGTATTTACAAGGATATAACAGTGCTAAAACTCAATTAGACAAAGAGTTAAAAAAGCAAAAGCATAAGGGCAAAGATAAGAAAAAATTAGCGATTGCATTAGATTTAGACGAAACTGTGCTTGATAATTCGCCATATCAAGGCTATGCAACACTCTATAACAAGTCACATCCAGAAGGCTGGCATGAATGGGTAGAGTCAGCTCAAGCTAAACCGGTTTATGGTGCAAAAGAATTTTTACAATATGCGGATAAAAAAGGTGTCGACATTTACTACATAACGGATAGAGATTATCCTCAAGATTTTAAAGCAACACAACAAAACTTAAAAAATCAAGGTATTCCGCAAGCTACTAAAGAGCATTTAATGCTGAAAAGTAAAAATGATAAAAGTAAAGAACCTAGAAGAGAAAAGGTTAAGAAGAATCATAATTTAATCATGCTATTTGGCGACAATTTATTAGATTTTGATGATCCTAAATCTCCATCTCAAGCAGACAGAGAAAAATTAGTACAACAACATAAAGATGATTTCGGTAAGAAATATATTATTTTACCTAACCCAATGTACGGTAGTTGGGAGTCTGCAGTTTACGGCAATAAAAACGACATTTCTGATGAACAAAAACAACAATTAAGAAAAGAATCTATCCATTATTTCGATCCAAAATCTAAAAAAGTTAAACAACAATAA
- a CDS encoding SE2200 family small protein has protein sequence MKTLLVVVALGALAFFGLKRYQKHVNKAPNIEY, from the coding sequence ATGAAAACATTATTAGTTGTTGTAGCCTTAGGTGCATTAGCATTCTTCGGCCTTAAACGTTACCAAAAACATGTAAACAAAGCACCAAACATCGAATATTAA
- a CDS encoding 3-hydroxyacyl-CoA dehydrogenase family protein codes for MERIAILGSGTMGHSIALSFALADIDVKVYGVNDGDIAKAKEELAKNLSSLHTHELITQTQKDEIQQKIQFSTLLENVVDQASFIIEAVPEKLAIKHEVYKKLNKLVTKDVVLASNTSGFKLQQLTAAYDYPNNFVITHFWNPAHLIPLVEIVKNDSTNEETVERTKKVLNESGKKPITINKEIQGFIGNRLQFAMFREAQHLLDAGVASKEDIDAAVSYSVGRRYSSIGPLMTADLGGLDTFSAIADYLFEDLNNDGKASDTLADLVDNGNLGYKTGHGFYDWSENEQLQDAIKKRDATLIHFLKEDKKY; via the coding sequence ATGGAACGTATTGCAATACTGGGGAGCGGCACGATGGGGCATTCTATCGCATTGTCGTTTGCATTAGCAGATATTGATGTCAAGGTTTATGGCGTAAATGATGGCGATATAGCAAAAGCGAAAGAAGAACTGGCTAAAAATCTATCTTCATTGCACACACATGAATTGATTACTCAAACCCAAAAAGATGAGATACAGCAAAAAATTCAATTTAGTACATTGTTAGAGAATGTCGTTGATCAAGCATCCTTTATTATTGAAGCCGTGCCTGAAAAGTTAGCTATTAAACATGAAGTGTATAAAAAACTGAACAAGCTTGTAACTAAGGACGTCGTGTTAGCTAGTAATACGTCAGGATTCAAACTACAACAATTAACGGCAGCATATGATTATCCGAATAACTTTGTTATCACACATTTTTGGAATCCAGCACATTTAATTCCGTTAGTTGAAATTGTAAAAAATGATAGTACTAATGAAGAAACTGTTGAGAGAACGAAAAAAGTGTTAAACGAAAGTGGTAAAAAACCAATAACGATTAATAAAGAGATTCAAGGTTTTATTGGTAATAGATTACAATTTGCGATGTTTAGAGAAGCACAACATTTACTCGATGCGGGCGTAGCTTCAAAAGAAGATATCGATGCGGCTGTTAGTTATAGCGTAGGTCGTAGATATTCGAGTATTGGTCCATTAATGACTGCGGACTTAGGTGGTTTAGATACGTTTAGCGCAATAGCGGACTATCTATTTGAAGATTTAAATAACGATGGCAAAGCTAGTGATACTTTAGCAGACTTAGTAGATAATGGTAATTTAGGTTATAAAACAGGACATGGATTTTATGACTGGTCAGAAAATGAACAATTACAAGATGCTATAAAGAAAAGGGATGCAACACTCATACATTTTCTTAAAGAAGATAAAAAATATTAA